The Sphingomonas oryzagri genomic interval TTCGTCGCGGGCAAGTTTCTCCAGCGCGCTCTGAACGTGATGGTGGGGGACGGCCTGCTGGTGGACGGCCATGTCGGCGACAAGACGATCGCTTCGCTCGAGCGCTACCAGCAGGCCCGTAAGGCTCAGGACGGCGAGGCTGTCCTCGTCGAGCTGCTCAACAGCTTTCAGGGCACCCGCTACGCCGAGATCGTGGAGGCGAACGCCGCGCAGCGGGTCTTCGTCTTCGGGCAGGTGCGCAACCGCGTGATGGATCGGAGTGCTTCGGCATGAGCGCGATCGTCGCATGGCTGCTCG includes:
- a CDS encoding glycoside hydrolase family 108 protein yields the protein MNRAQLIDALIAREGGYVNMTADKGGPTRFGVTQAVARAHGYAGDMSQFPMDLARSIYAETYWSAAQLDRISAIAPHVAGELFDTGVNMGIFVAGKFLQRALNVMVGDGLLVDGHVGDKTIASLERYQQARKAQDGEAVLVELLNSFQGTRYAEIVEANAAQRVFVFGQVRNRVMDRSASA